The DNA region aatacataataaacacactaCACGTACATACATTATggaaacaaaaccttttattgaGAATGCAGTTAATCACTAATAATCGTTTGAGAGCactaaaaagtaaacatttaaatatatatggtatattCTTATTACAAATCCTCATTCTCACCCATATAATAGAATGTGAATAGTGTCTCTGCACTTGTAAACTGaacaattcacaaaaaataaaatatcccTGCTATACATTGAtatgctaatttattattatgtgctGTCACAGTGTCTGTAGACCTATTGTTCTCTGTTTGTTATAAGCCACAAAGAGGTTTCAATAGATTGAAATATCCATGTTACATATGTCTGTGTCTACCTCCCGCCCCGCGCTACCGTGGACGAAAGATTTGTCTCAAGTCAAGACATTAGAAAACCCTCTACTGGACAAATCAATATCCGCCGTAAAGAGGCTGTTACACAGATCGTCTTGAAATCAATACTTCAGATAATAACCTCTATTTgtacaaaaaggaaaacatttttgagaaGGGTAAATAGGATATCATGTCAGCAGGATCTAGGCTtgtttaaacagtattttatttggGAAGCTGCAATGTCTGTTTCTCATCGTTTCTCTCAAATCAATGCATTCTTCTACCTTTTCTCCGCAGACTCTTATAGAGCCAGCCATATTTACCCCGGAGACGAGTTGTGAGTGTCGGGCTCCACACGAGAAGCTGACGATAGAGCAAGCTCGACTCGGAACACCTGGTCAGTCTCTACTTCCTCTGTTCAGTTTTTATATAACAGAACACCATGTTAAAATATTACCTTCATAATAAGGCAATTCCTGTTAGGCTacaaccccccaaaaaaacaagacGCTTGTTACATGAAGTTGCAGACGCTCAGAAACTCTTAAACATTAacttaaacctaaccttaaaaaaaattgttcgtAATATAGTAAATAACCACAATATAATAAACAGGATCAAACCAAACCAGATACAACATTTTGATAGTTGATTTATTAAAGAGCGactaaaacacacaataaactGACTTTGCATGCGTGTAAAATATTCAACACATGCAAGTACttttctggtaaaaaaaaaaaaaaaaaaaagagttcattTTAATCTTTTGGACCCATTTCATAAATCCCATCAAACAGTGTTGAGTTAAGCTACTTAAACTGATCCCGTATCATCGACAGAGGCGTACGCAGTGCTTGTAGGATAGTCCACCGTTGGGATCGGACCCGGCGAGACCAGATTCAGGGATTCCCTGTTCATTCTGTGGCCCAGTTTCTCACAGTCTCTGCTCACAAAGCTCTCGCATACCAGAGTTCTGCTGGCCAATGATTACTGAGCTCTGGAGAAGAGACAAAAGGAGAAAGGTTGAATGGTTTTTGATGTCCTTCAAGGACTTAAAAATAGACTACTTTAAGTTTGTGAATGTAAAACTATGAGGGGAAAAAGGGAAGGTGAAATATAATGGTGCTGGCAACTTTCACTTATTCACTTTATTCATATCTGTTGCTCTATTCTGGCCAGAATTTTGACTAAAAGTGTTAagaatttttaagaaaaaaagtaacaattgtattattgtgaaatattacttacaatttaaaacaactgtatattatattctttagtaatatttatactgtaatattaatatacttgaAATAGTGCTGTCCATCGATTGAAATACTGAGTACTGTGTAaaatttgttatgtatatataactgcatgttacgtttatatattaaatatatttatgtgtgatataattataaatatatacacgtgaATACATGTAAtgtttgtgcttttatataGACATTATAagtatacacaatacacacgttatataaacaaaaaataatcattttgaatgcaattgtttgacagtactaattttaatacataactTATGCCTGTTAtggcaaaactgtatttttcagcatcattactctagtcttcagtgatccttcagaaatcgttctaacatgctgatttattatcatcaGTTTTGACAGTAgtgtttcttaatattttgtgaaaacgGAAGAaaaagcgtttatttgaaatagaatcttttgtaacattctaaatAACATTTGATCAGTTTCCTGAGCAAGTGCCCTTGccgtaaaaaaaagtatgaacgtctttcaaaacaataaaaacaactgaaccCGAACCTTTCAACATTATAAAGTTTACGTTTTCTAAAAGTGTCATGAATTTTTCCTTTCTCAGTGGACCGGCCGGTGCGAATCTATGCAGATGGCATCTTCGATCTTTTTCATTCTGGTCACGCTCGTGCCCTGATGCAGGCTAAGAATCTGTTCCCTAACGCCTACCTTATAGTTGGAGGTACAGACACGTTTAATTCACTGATCCAGACTTTACAATGTACTTGTAGATGCTGAATGCTAACTGAtaaacatatgtgtgtgtgtgtgttaagtcTGCAGTGATGAACTCACTCACAAATACAAGGGCTTCACTGTCATGACAGAAGACGAGCGCTATGAGGCACTGAGACACTGCCGCTACGTGGATGAGGTTTTACGCGATGCGCCCTGGACACTGACCCAagagtttttagaaaaacacaagGTCAGTTATTTGGTGACATCTGAGCTCGATGCCATTCCCATAATTCCCTGCGGGTAACCCTGTGGTTTGAATTCTCTAGATCGACTTTGTGGCACATGACGACATCCCATACTCCTCTGCTGGATCTGAGGACGTGTACAAGCATATTAAGGAGGCAGGTAAAGAAAAGTGGCTTTCGCTtaagagcatgtgtgtgtttgtgtttcaggccAGATCTAACATGTGTGAGTGTCTCAGGTATGTTTGTGCCCACTAAAAGGACAGAAGGGATCTCAACGTCTGACCTCATCACCCGGATAGTGAGAGACTATGACGTGTACGCCAGACGCAACTTGCAGAGGGGCTACACCGCTAAAGAACTGAACGTCAGTTATATTAATGTAAGTAAATGAAGGAACTAAGGATCCTCAGATGTAAGCTAGACAAGCAGGTATTTTCTGACAGATTCTGGCGTGCAGGGCTGGATGCATGGAGGcatgatataatattaatttacttaaatgttggactcattttcattttctttttatatattacatttattgttcACATAGATCGATTAATAGAACTAAAACTGGaactataaaaattattacttgaagtaaaataaacattaactgaattaacaaaatattagctagttatttattttaatagttacttattttagctatttgTCAGTGCAACATTTCTAATGAAACGACTGAAATagctcaaattaaaatgtaataaatgtagacatttaataaaaaaactaataaaaatgacaaaaacataaaatataaaaacttatttttaacttattttaactaGTTGTCTGtacaaaacatataataataaattatattaaaataacacttgcctctaaaaaaaaataaaaataaaaaaataaagcatattttaccctacaattatttataaaaaactaaaaattaattaatacaaatattttattttttacctgaACAAAgatataagtatattttaattcagaaacaaCACATGCTCGTCGTAGAGCTGATGTATTTAAGTCACTGTAAGTACAAGcttaattttgtaaatgtagTTTACACTGAACTCAATGTAGTTATAAATTGCTAGATTAAAAAACACAGACCAACAACATTAATGTTGcacctgtaaataaaataacagtttttttaaacacgctgtttttaaacaggaaaagaaGTATCGACTGCAGAATCAGGTGGACAGGATGAAAGAGAAGGTGCGGACGGTAGAAGAGAAGTCCAAGCACTTTGTGTATAGAGTGGAAGAAAAGAGCCATGATCTTATCCAGAAGTG from Puntigrus tetrazona isolate hp1 chromosome 24, ASM1883169v1, whole genome shotgun sequence includes:
- the pcyt1ba gene encoding choline-phosphate cytidylyltransferase B isoform X1 — its product is MEELEHTCPLPRTTLIEPAIFTPETSCECRAPHEKLTIEQARLGTPVDRPVRIYADGIFDLFHSGHARALMQAKNLFPNAYLIVGVCSDELTHKYKGFTVMTEDERYEALRHCRYVDEVLRDAPWTLTQEFLEKHKIDFVAHDDIPYSSAGSEDVYKHIKEAGMFVPTKRTEGISTSDLITRIVRDYDVYARRNLQRGYTAKELNVSYINEKKYRLQNQVDRMKEKVRTVEEKSKHFVYRVEEKSHDLIQKWEEKSREFIGNFLELFGPDGTWKQMFQERSGRMIQAFSPRCSPSSSPPRDFSPSRSPSPPSRWAMPRTSPPSSPKGASASISSMSEGDEDEK
- the pcyt1ba gene encoding choline-phosphate cytidylyltransferase B isoform X2 codes for the protein MEELEHTCPLPRTTLIEPAIFTPETSCECRAPHEKLTIEQARLGTPVDRPVRIYADGIFDLFHSGHARALMQAKNLFPNAYLIVGVCSDELTHKYKGFTVMTEDERYEALRHCRYVDEVLRDAPWTLTQEFLEKHKIDFVAHDDIPYSSAGSEDVYKHIKEAEGISTSDLITRIVRDYDVYARRNLQRGYTAKELNVSYINEKKYRLQNQVDRMKEKVRTVEEKSKHFVYRVEEKSHDLIQKWEEKSREFIGNFLELFGPDGTWKQMFQERSGRMIQAFSPRCSPSSSPPRDFSPSRSPSPPSRWAMPRTSPPSSPKGASASISSMSEGDEDEK